The following DNA comes from Musa acuminata AAA Group cultivar baxijiao chromosome BXJ1-4, Cavendish_Baxijiao_AAA, whole genome shotgun sequence.
TGATTAGCTCCCTCACGATGGTCCCACCTGATGTGGATCCATGTGCGTCCCATCATCCAAACCGGACCCAAACCAGTCGCAAGTGGAGCCCAGCGATTGAGATCACCACATTGGGTCGGGAAATGGTCGCCCACGtgccgatgatgatgatgatgatgatgatgacgaagcGGGGAAGCATATTTAGGTGCCAAGCAAACAAGATATTATATGTGTGTGCGCGGAACATGCATTGTTCGACTGTTGGACGCAAAGGCAAGGCTTCCTTGGATGCCCTTTTAACGTCCGTTTTAGATGGGTTCGCCCAAGAAAATTGTAATTAAATGATTTTGATGGAAAACTCTAGAAGAATTGTTGATTTGTTTTGGTTTATGCCATTGCGGTGGTACATTGGTCCTCATGATATTAATGTGGCCCCCACATTTTTAAGTGTCTTACGTACGGCTGCCCGCAAGACCACGGGATTTGGATGACGTGTTGGATCCGAATCCGGTAGACCGTCCCCCATCAAGATACGGGGAGAGAGATTGACCGTCTGATTCCGGTCCTACGGCTTCTAAGGGACCCACTAGTCGCTGGCCTAACTCAACGGCCTGCCACCGACACTTGGTGTAATGCGTCCTTAAGTATAGTTAACGTCACGATAACGTTATGTTGTTGCCGTCGCGCCCCGCCGTTACGTCCTTTAAAAGCTCCCCAGCTCGCTGTTCTTCTTCTCACCGCTCAGGGAGAGGGAGGCAAGGAGGGAGCCGGAGGGGACTGCGATGGCGTCGTCCGAGATTCAGATCCCCAGCGAGGACTCGAGCGATTTGAGCGGAGGAGGCAGGGTCGCGGTGTTGGTGCAGGGAATCATGGAGCGGATCCGGTCGGAGGACGAGGATGACAGGATCCAGGCGGCTAGAGAGATCCGGCGGCTGACGAAGACGTCTGCGAAGCACCGGCGGTATCTCTCCGAGTCAATTGAGCCCCTCGTTTCGATGCTTAGGAATGGAAGCCCCGAGTCTGGCGAGGCCGCCATGCTCGGACTCCTCAATCTTGCCGTCAGGGACGAAAGGTACGATCTTTGCTTCTCACGGGTCATAAAGATTGCATTTTTTGCGTGCAACACCGTTTCCCGCATgaattttcttttggtttctaATTGATTTCATTTCCTTGTGATTgattgagaaagagagagagagagagagaagacatgCTTTGCGTTTGTGTCACAGTACTCTCCTCTTTTATGTACAAGTTAATCAACCTTTTCTCTCTTAAAGTGAAAGGCCGAAGGATTTTTTATGATATGTTCTCTTTCGGTGTAACTCGACAAACTAATCGAGTAATTATTAGTCCATATGAGGATTACTGGATGTACGTAATACTCTTCATTTATTTCTTTCATTGGCAGTCTATCAGACTGATGGTAGATCCTATTTGCGACCGAGTGGCTGATCAGTCCTTTTCCAATCCTGCTTCTGTCATTTGTTTCTTCTTGATTTCGTCTTTAGTCGAATTAGGAATGTTTCATTATTTTTATCAGATTGGATATTGTACTTTGGATCTGCATAGACTTCGAAAAGCATGCATATTCAATGAAAAACAATGGTAGTTTCTTTTGTAGGCTGTGATTACTGATTGTTGCATAGATCTGGTAATTTCTTCCTATTAGGAGTTTTCTTCATATAACGGAGTGATTACTGATTGTTGATGCATTTATGCTATCATCGTATGGAAGTTTTGCTGAATATATTTCTAATTTGGAGGACAGAAATAAAATTAAGATTGTCGATGCTGGAGCACTCGAGCCACTCATTTATTTCCTGGAATCAACAAATTCTTGCTTACAAGAGTATGCTACTGCATCTGTTCTGACCCTTTCCGCCACTTGTGTCAACAAGCCTAAGATCAGTGCCTCTGGTGCCATCCCTCTCCTCGTCAAAATCCTGAAAGATGGAAACCGACAAGCCAGGATCGATGCTATGATGGCTCTGTATAATCTCTCTACAATTCCAAACAACTTGAACACTCTCATTTCTCTCCAACCAATACCTGCTGTTATCAAGTTGCTGAGGAGCTGCAAGAAGTCATCCAGAACTCATGAGAAGTGTTGTGCCCTTCTTGAGTTACTGATGAGCTTCGAGGAAGGAAGAGCCGCTTTGACATTCGAGGAAGGTGGAGTGCTTACAGTGGTAGAAGTACTCGAGGGAGGGGCTCCTTCTAGTAGGGAGCACGCTGTGGGAGCCCTTCTAACAATGTGCGAGAGTGATTATTCCAGATACAGAGACATTATCCTTAAAGAAGGTGCTATTCCTGGTCTTCTTGAACTCACCATTCAGGGCACACCAACATCTCAAGCAAAAGCTCATCAACTTCTTGATCTGCTACGGAGCACTTCGCAACAAAGATCAGGCATACAGGCAGATGCTTTTCAGAACATCGTTAGCGATATTGTTTCCAGGATCGATGGCGATGATCGGGCTGGAAAGGCAAAGAAGATGTTGGCTGAGATGGTTCAGATTAGCATGGAGCAGAGCTTGAGGCATTTGCAGCAGAGGGCTGTCCTGTGCACACCAAAAGAGCTGCCCGTCGGAGGTCGTCCTTCTGGAGTCCATTCAAAATGATTGTCTGCTTTCTTTTGTTTGTTCTTTTGTGTTGTTCTTTGTTCTGATTAGTTTGGAAGATTGAGTGAATCCGGTCGAGGAGAAAGAAGATAGCATGATCATGCCAGTCCAGGCCATCGATGGTATCGGGTGACTGGTGAAGTGTCGACAGTTGTGTGTGGATGATTCGACAGTTGTGTTAGTTGAGACATAGATTGAAGGTTAAAGTTTCAGTCTGTTGTTGCAATAAAAATGACGATTTCATCGCTTCATACAACTGTTTATGTTTAGTTCGACATGTCTGGCTGAGATGTGAAGAGTAAATTGAGCtcctttcccttaatacagttaGTGTATAGTGCTTATAGGATTCTGCACATAACAAttaatagcagataagatttttttaaaaatctctttattctgttgagaaaattttttcctcctaatctgtataaataggagagggatatgttaatgcatttaagcttcttcttcttcgataaaGTCTCAATGAAGCTTTTTCGATAATTTTTCTTATCTTTTACTCTTTCCAATAACAATCCATCCATTGATCATCTTTGCCAATATGTATGCGATTCGACCACAGTAAATTACTTATAAAAAATGACATATGGTGTAGTAATTTCTTATTCACTCCTTATCTTCGTCTTTAGATTCTGCATGCCCAACTGATATCCAAGTGCTACAACATCTGTTATCTATAAACATACATGCAGACTTAATAGGATTTCAAAAGAATATGATGATTATAGAGATAATGGTTGCCTTATCCAATCAAATGGTTGTGACAATGCTGATAACCATCAGAAATCACGAGTACAGTAATACTATTCTACCTTTGTTCTTTAACCTTCTTAAACTATTCCTTTCACTGTGTTACTCTCTATTAGAGTGTGAGAACTACTCAACCCTCGAGAAACAGATAACAGGACCAATTTCCAAGAACTATTTGCCAGTTGATGTGCCATCAAATGCATGGCATTTGAAAGACCGGTTGTTTGATCTTGATCTCTGGATCCATGTTCTCGTGCATAGTATGCAACCCTTGTAGATATACACCATGTAGGAATGTACATATCTATGATGAAATGTAATAGGGAAGTTCATTGATGTACTATAATTTCCTATGgcatatattataaattattcttGCACATGTGTTATGATTAAATCAGAATTTTATCTCTTTATTATGCATATTTCGGTTGGCAATTGCTATGAAGTATTTATGCATCGGTATATTTAATGTGCAGCGTAGAAAACAAATACGTATATGTGAT
Coding sequences within:
- the LOC135666625 gene encoding U-box domain-containing protein 4-like, with protein sequence MASSEIQIPSEDSSDLSGGGRVAVLVQGIMERIRSEDEDDRIQAAREIRRLTKTSAKHRRYLSESIEPLVSMLRNGSPESGEAAMLGLLNLAVRDERNKIKIVDAGALEPLIYFLESTNSCLQEYATASVLTLSATCVNKPKISASGAIPLLVKILKDGNRQARIDAMMALYNLSTIPNNLNTLISLQPIPAVIKLLRSCKKSSRTHEKCCALLELLMSFEEGRAALTFEEGGVLTVVEVLEGGAPSSREHAVGALLTMCESDYSRYRDIILKEGAIPGLLELTIQGTPTSQAKAHQLLDLLRSTSQQRSGIQADAFQNIVSDIVSRIDGDDRAGKAKKMLAEMVQISMEQSLRHLQQRAVLCTPKELPVGGRPSGVHSK